One Paraglaciecola mesophila genomic region harbors:
- a CDS encoding AraC family transcriptional regulator — MARQVTAYRPRYLSLEDKCLPAHQLAASLMDLAISRGANKERLLRGTKIFYQDIKSGRALLSPAQLLALMANAQSQVASHDCSFLLGRRIFPGNYGHISNALLHSRDLKDALRLLQVFRLQICPFMHAYTYRDNQQLHLVFNDALGCAAQWQFITESYFTALVAGTRLLLDRRVPFHFDFPFARPRHIQEYEENLGYRLNFSQPLLRIRVDLPWLDAPFLQQSQNLKWHAIRQLKQSEPARLGFIEAIRNHLRLHRQQTLQDTASAFDMSPATLKRKLKLYNIRFQQLQDELGMQQAIHLLQVKKLNNEDTASLMDFSDVPNFRRAVKRWTGSTPSQLRL; from the coding sequence ATGGCACGACAAGTGACAGCATATCGCCCACGATACCTCAGCTTAGAGGACAAATGCTTACCTGCTCATCAGCTTGCAGCAAGTTTGATGGACTTGGCAATCAGTAGAGGGGCGAATAAAGAACGTTTGTTACGAGGCACAAAGATTTTCTATCAAGATATTAAATCAGGGCGCGCTCTGCTAAGCCCAGCCCAATTATTAGCATTAATGGCCAATGCCCAGTCTCAGGTAGCCAGTCACGATTGTTCATTTTTGCTTGGGCGACGAATATTTCCTGGTAATTACGGGCATATTTCCAATGCTTTATTACACAGTCGTGACTTAAAGGATGCTCTGCGTTTATTGCAGGTTTTCCGGTTGCAAATTTGTCCCTTTATGCACGCTTATACCTATCGGGATAATCAACAGCTGCATCTGGTATTCAACGATGCTTTAGGGTGTGCTGCTCAATGGCAATTTATTACTGAAAGTTATTTTACCGCACTGGTGGCTGGCACCCGTCTCTTGCTTGATCGTAGAGTACCCTTTCATTTTGACTTTCCTTTTGCCAGACCAAGGCATATTCAAGAGTACGAAGAGAACCTAGGTTATCGACTTAATTTCTCTCAACCATTATTACGTATTCGCGTTGATTTACCTTGGTTAGATGCGCCTTTTCTACAGCAAAGTCAAAACCTTAAGTGGCATGCGATACGGCAATTAAAGCAGAGCGAGCCAGCTCGACTTGGCTTTATCGAAGCCATCAGAAACCACCTGCGTCTTCATCGTCAGCAAACTTTACAAGACACAGCTAGCGCCTTTGATATGAGTCCAGCGACGCTAAAACGCAAGCTAAAACTTTACAATATACGCTTTCAACAACTACAAGATGAGCTAGGTATGCAGCAAGCTATTCATCTACTACAAGTGAAAAAGCTGAATAATGAAGACACAGCGAGCCTAATGGATTTCTCTGATGTACCCAATTTCAGACGCGCCGTTAAACGCTGGACAGGCTCAACCCCAAGTCAATTGCGCCTATAA
- a CDS encoding Y-family DNA polymerase: MQPLWLYLHFPNLQLDSYSILDSSSRQRSNEQLEPTQDGLETPVVILDMQHGIVQLNQAARFTGIKPYMSLGTAAALHGGLQVVPFNPEIEKQQLSMIAHRLYMVVCDICFFSEQGLLLRIDNMLRLYGGLLQLWNIIQTQLAPLNVEFNFATGSSPLAAKLLALKKWDHITDDPKLMKQALKQVDLAFTELSQKDITKLNSVGVNTVEQLFAIPFSDLHKRFDTQVITYLGQLRGDFKHPVNFFHPAQRFEQYIELLYEIERSDLLLHPMHKVLSNLENFLLLRDELTQELSFTLYQRDQENIEFLVGAQQGEYRAKDWLALLALKLDNLILNAPIVALQLNVKNTFVRSPDKHDLFLGKQGKISRLQLISLLQAKLGDDALFSPMTVNDYRPERASQYCCALTVNEQNPIYRPPLRPSFLLPEPSLLTQHVSIVHGPERISTGWWDHHPVVRDYFIATSEQGQWFWVFKTPDNKWFLQGIFS; this comes from the coding sequence ATGCAACCTTTATGGCTTTATCTGCACTTTCCTAATTTGCAGCTCGACTCTTACTCTATTCTAGACTCATCCTCTAGGCAGCGCTCTAACGAGCAGCTAGAGCCAACTCAGGATGGCCTTGAGACACCTGTGGTCATCCTTGATATGCAACACGGCATTGTTCAACTTAATCAAGCTGCTAGATTCACTGGTATCAAACCTTATATGAGTTTAGGCACTGCGGCTGCTTTACATGGTGGGTTACAAGTTGTGCCGTTCAATCCAGAGATTGAAAAACAGCAGTTGAGTATGATCGCACATCGATTATATATGGTGGTTTGTGATATTTGTTTTTTCAGTGAGCAAGGCTTATTGCTTCGAATAGACAACATGCTGCGCTTGTACGGCGGCTTGCTGCAGTTGTGGAATATAATACAAACACAGCTAGCACCATTAAACGTCGAGTTTAATTTTGCCACTGGTAGTTCTCCATTAGCCGCTAAATTGCTTGCTCTTAAAAAATGGGATCACATTACTGACGATCCCAAATTAATGAAACAGGCACTGAAGCAAGTCGATTTAGCCTTTACCGAGTTATCTCAAAAAGACATTACCAAACTCAATAGTGTAGGCGTGAACACGGTTGAGCAATTATTTGCTATTCCCTTTAGCGATCTACACAAACGTTTCGATACTCAGGTGATCACTTATTTAGGGCAATTAAGAGGGGACTTTAAACATCCGGTCAACTTCTTTCATCCTGCGCAACGCTTTGAACAATACATTGAACTTTTATATGAGATTGAGCGCAGCGATTTATTACTTCACCCAATGCATAAAGTACTTTCAAATTTAGAAAATTTCTTACTTCTAAGAGATGAATTGACTCAAGAGTTAAGCTTTACTTTGTATCAGCGAGACCAAGAAAACATCGAATTTTTGGTAGGGGCTCAACAGGGTGAATACCGGGCTAAAGATTGGTTAGCATTGCTCGCCTTAAAATTAGATAACCTAATATTAAATGCTCCTATCGTCGCCCTACAATTAAACGTAAAAAACACCTTTGTTCGCAGCCCGGATAAACATGATTTATTTTTAGGTAAGCAAGGAAAAATTTCGCGACTACAGCTTATTTCGCTACTACAAGCAAAGTTAGGTGATGATGCGCTTTTTAGCCCCATGACCGTCAACGACTACCGACCAGAACGAGCATCTCAATATTGTTGCGCACTAACCGTAAACGAGCAAAACCCTATTTATCGCCCTCCACTTAGGCCAAGCTTCTTACTGCCTGAGCCTAGCTTGCTTACTCAACATGTTTCCATTGTGCATGGTCCTGAACGCATCAGCACAGGTTGGTGGGATCATCACCCTGTGGTGCGAGATTATTTCATTGCAACTAGTGAGCAAGGGCAATGGTTTTGGGTGTTTAAAACACCCGATAATAAATGGTTTTTACAAGGCATCTTTAGCTAG
- a CDS encoding GGDEF domain-containing protein, whose product MNISLLSRHQNLVSLTAACLSLSISLSFGLGQLKDWQEISWLDILGEGSIALLSLIWVFFILISRPPGRVTTGLVVGLSCFMLSALLDLFDEFVHYQAAAAGLSLIESIPAGIGMLIMSYALWHWHQEQLALNRQLCRREANTREHGQIDFITQLYRADYMRGQIDMQLRTKDDSPFSIMMLDIDNFDRFNRQFGPQEGDRLLREISELILMNLRTTDLACRYAGDRFILLLPGTDLPLANELAQDIRQAISHLAFKPYEQASPIFHSMTIATEAAQAGDAVDSIISRVNRRLDDYKQHA is encoded by the coding sequence ATGAATATATCCTTATTAAGTCGTCACCAGAATTTGGTGTCGCTCACTGCGGCATGTCTTTCGCTATCAATAAGCTTGAGCTTTGGTTTAGGACAATTGAAAGATTGGCAAGAGATCAGCTGGCTGGATATTTTAGGCGAAGGCAGCATCGCGCTGCTCTCACTGATCTGGGTGTTTTTTATCTTAATTAGCCGCCCCCCAGGGCGTGTGACTACAGGCTTAGTCGTGGGTTTAAGCTGCTTCATGCTTTCTGCCTTGCTGGATTTATTTGATGAATTTGTGCATTACCAAGCTGCCGCCGCAGGGCTGAGTTTAATTGAATCTATCCCTGCAGGTATCGGCATGCTGATCATGAGCTACGCATTGTGGCATTGGCATCAAGAGCAACTCGCATTAAACCGTCAGCTATGTCGCCGTGAAGCTAATACCCGTGAGCATGGGCAAATTGATTTCATCACCCAATTGTACCGCGCCGACTACATGCGCGGGCAGATAGACATGCAACTGCGCACCAAAGATGACAGCCCCTTTTCGATAATGATGTTAGATATTGATAATTTTGATCGCTTTAACCGTCAATTTGGCCCTCAAGAAGGTGACAGGTTATTGCGTGAAATATCAGAACTGATTTTAATGAACCTACGTACTACGGACTTGGCCTGCCGTTATGCCGGAGATCGATTTATTTTATTGTTGCCAGGTACCGACTTACCCCTTGCCAATGAGCTGGCACAGGATATTCGACAAGCTATCTCTCATCTTGCTTTTAAGCCTTATGAACAAGCATCACCGATTTTTCACTCAATGACGATTGCCACTGAAGCTGCTCAAGCTGGGGACGCAGTTGACAGCATTATCAGTCGTGTTAATCGACGCCTTGATGACTATAAGCAACATGCTTAA
- a CDS encoding EVE domain-containing protein, with protein sequence MQYWLFKTEPDAFSIDDLAARPNQTEHWDGIRNYQARNFLRDQVKQGDKVFIYHSSCKEVGIAGLAEVVKEAYPDHTQFDPESHYYDPKSLPDNPRWVMVDVKFIEKFPAILPLKKIKTMPEISEVGLVKKGHRLSIMPVNEQEFSTLLAAAR encoded by the coding sequence ATGCAATATTGGTTATTCAAGACAGAGCCCGATGCTTTTAGTATCGATGATTTAGCCGCAAGACCGAATCAGACCGAGCACTGGGATGGTATTCGTAATTATCAGGCGCGTAACTTTTTACGAGATCAAGTGAAGCAAGGCGATAAAGTCTTTATTTACCATTCAAGTTGCAAAGAGGTTGGTATTGCAGGGCTAGCTGAAGTGGTAAAAGAAGCTTACCCAGACCACACCCAATTTGATCCTGAAAGTCATTACTACGACCCTAAATCACTCCCCGACAACCCGCGTTGGGTGATGGTAGACGTAAAGTTCATTGAGAAATTCCCTGCCATTTTGCCACTTAAAAAAATCAAAACCATGCCTGAAATAAGCGAAGTAGGCCTAGTCAAGAAAGGCCATCGATTGTCGATCATGCCAGTGAATGAGCAAGAGTTTTCGACCTTATTAGCGGCCGCAAGGTAA
- a CDS encoding TonB-dependent receptor, protein MPIKKSTLTIACMSALLSLSAVAQEAGKLQGLLTDSSQTSYFSGAQITVKELGLSTVSRRDGSFRFTNLPEGQYTLEITYLGADTLEVPIDIKSGETLAKDFVLTGKRADLENIIVYGQRAGQASALNQQRSADSIKSIVSSDAIGQFPDQNAAEALQRLPGLSIERDQGEGRYVGIRGIDPNLNNVTINGLNVPSPDGGARSVALDVIPSELIQTLEVSKSVTPDMDGDAIGGSVEVKSLSAFDKKGTSASVTAQVSHNDLRDEVSPKLSGSVTNVFNDTFGVAAALSYYDRDFGSDNIESNGDDEIEQRYYSINRERLGAAVNFDFRPDFNNQYYLRTLYSRFSDDEYRLANTFTFDGDDSEVERGSKDRYEEQSILSLTAGAEHQLGDWLIEYQLGYSKADEDEPSSLYYTFVGEEMDISSDMQGKIPSIVQDASVMDLSNYELDEIELSQNNAQDTESSFKFDFTRSLELSGHSAEIKFGGKYRDREKTNDAVVSLYDGDFDGVDPSQFEAATPDWGLGDFGPGLHRSVMRDYFNQEEGELELAELDSEIESNGATYSNEEDILAVYLMGKIDINDLRIVAGLRYEDTDFSTTGMRVELIENEQTDVEEVVNTLWESDRSYNHLLPSLNARYEFSDKLVARFAYTQTISRPKFEDVAAYQIIETKTEEDDGAFVTEREAAAGNPELLPYESENIDLSIEYYPGDIGVLSAGYFHKSIDNFIIIADVAGTEGWEGFEEVTQAINGDTATVDGIELSWVKGFNNGFLISANGTITDSEAETLLDGERYKTSLPNQSDRIGNLTFGYENNQMSLRLTMSYKSENLEEIDGDLIRMEDSHQQIDFTAKYFINESMHVYFNAININDEPYYNYFDTPSVNAQYEEYGRTLELGFNWTL, encoded by the coding sequence ATGCCAATCAAAAAGTCGACACTCACCATAGCGTGCATGAGTGCATTACTCAGCTTATCAGCTGTAGCTCAAGAAGCGGGTAAGCTACAAGGTTTACTAACAGATAGCAGTCAAACAAGTTATTTCTCTGGTGCACAAATCACAGTAAAAGAATTGGGTTTGAGCACGGTATCTAGGCGTGATGGTTCATTTCGTTTCACTAATTTACCTGAAGGGCAATATACCCTAGAGATAACATACTTAGGTGCTGATACGCTTGAAGTGCCTATTGATATTAAGTCTGGTGAGACCTTAGCTAAAGACTTTGTTTTAACAGGGAAGCGTGCAGATTTAGAAAATATTATCGTGTATGGCCAGCGAGCAGGGCAAGCGAGCGCGTTAAATCAACAGCGCAGCGCTGATAGCATTAAGTCAATAGTTTCTTCAGATGCCATTGGTCAATTTCCTGATCAAAATGCCGCAGAAGCCTTACAACGTTTACCTGGTTTGTCTATTGAGCGGGATCAAGGTGAAGGGCGCTACGTAGGGATACGTGGTATTGACCCTAACTTAAATAATGTCACGATCAATGGTTTAAACGTACCTTCTCCAGATGGTGGTGCACGCTCGGTCGCACTGGACGTTATTCCATCTGAACTCATTCAAACTTTGGAAGTGTCAAAGTCCGTCACCCCAGACATGGATGGCGATGCTATCGGCGGGTCCGTAGAAGTTAAAAGCCTAAGTGCGTTTGATAAAAAAGGTACAAGTGCCAGTGTAACCGCCCAGGTCAGTCACAACGACTTACGTGATGAAGTCAGTCCGAAGTTATCTGGCAGCGTGACCAATGTGTTTAATGACACATTTGGGGTGGCCGCCGCGTTATCTTATTACGATCGTGATTTTGGTTCTGACAACATAGAGTCCAATGGTGACGATGAGATAGAGCAGCGTTATTACAGTATCAATCGTGAAAGATTAGGTGCGGCAGTTAATTTTGATTTCCGACCTGATTTTAACAACCAATATTACTTGCGTACTTTATACAGCCGATTTTCTGATGATGAATATCGTTTAGCCAACACCTTTACTTTCGATGGTGACGACTCTGAAGTGGAGCGTGGTAGCAAAGACAGATACGAAGAACAAAGTATTTTGTCATTAACGGCAGGCGCCGAACATCAGCTTGGTGATTGGTTAATTGAATATCAATTAGGTTATTCGAAAGCAGACGAAGATGAACCGAGCTCTTTGTACTACACCTTCGTAGGCGAAGAAATGGATATATCTTCAGATATGCAGGGAAAGATACCATCTATCGTGCAAGATGCCTCAGTCATGGATTTATCCAACTATGAGCTTGATGAAATAGAGCTTAGCCAAAACAATGCACAAGACACAGAGAGTAGTTTCAAGTTTGACTTCACACGCTCTTTAGAATTAAGCGGACACAGCGCCGAAATTAAATTCGGTGGAAAATATCGCGATAGAGAAAAAACCAATGATGCCGTTGTTTCCCTTTATGATGGTGATTTTGACGGCGTTGACCCAAGTCAATTTGAAGCAGCAACGCCAGATTGGGGGCTAGGGGACTTTGGACCGGGTTTACACAGAAGCGTAATGCGTGATTACTTCAATCAAGAAGAAGGTGAACTTGAATTAGCAGAGTTGGATTCTGAAATCGAATCAAACGGTGCTACCTATAGTAATGAAGAAGATATTCTAGCGGTCTATTTAATGGGAAAAATTGACATTAATGACCTGCGCATTGTGGCTGGATTGCGCTACGAAGATACTGACTTTAGTACGACAGGTATGCGGGTAGAACTGATTGAGAATGAACAAACCGATGTTGAAGAAGTGGTAAATACCCTTTGGGAAAGTGATCGAAGCTACAATCATCTGCTACCAAGTTTAAACGCACGATACGAGTTCAGCGATAAGTTAGTAGCACGCTTTGCGTATACCCAAACTATTTCTCGGCCGAAATTCGAAGATGTAGCCGCATATCAAATTATTGAAACTAAAACAGAAGAAGACGATGGAGCCTTCGTAACAGAGCGCGAAGCTGCAGCAGGTAACCCAGAGTTATTACCTTATGAGTCAGAGAATATTGACTTATCTATCGAATATTACCCAGGCGACATAGGGGTGCTATCAGCAGGTTATTTTCACAAGAGTATCGATAATTTCATTATTATCGCAGACGTGGCAGGTACAGAAGGTTGGGAAGGGTTTGAAGAAGTCACCCAGGCCATAAACGGCGATACTGCAACGGTAGATGGCATTGAATTATCCTGGGTCAAAGGCTTCAATAATGGCTTTCTAATCTCAGCTAATGGGACAATCACCGATTCTGAAGCAGAAACCTTGTTAGATGGCGAACGTTATAAAACCTCTTTACCTAATCAATCAGACAGAATAGGCAACCTTACTTTTGGGTATGAAAATAACCAAATGAGCTTGCGTTTAACCATGTCTTACAAAAGCGAAAACCTTGAAGAGATTGATGGTGACTTGATTCGAATGGAAGACAGCCATCAGCAAATAGACTTTACGGCTAAGTACTTTATTAACGAGAGTATGCACGTCTACTTTAACGCCATTAATATCAATGATGAGCCTTATTATAATTACTTTGATACCCCTAGCGTAAATGCACAGTATGAAGAATATGGCCGTACCTTAGAGCTAGGTTTTAACTGGACTCTATAA
- a CDS encoding phytase: MRKIFSWAILPLVLSACQMAPIDNLKTQEPAGTSFYTMQVSPQSFSENATVSGKVVLPIRHDKQQYWLMTSEQKGLLLTDKNGVTLAQYPGNFEVLDRRADIVIANKKWDIIATVDNESGAALLIGLDWQNQTFKLLTTIAHTSSIEALCLQTLPHQPDSTPNVALILADDHGKLTQRIMVDGQQKRLSNVLLREFVGVPQVKDCAVGDASQSLYLAEENIGIWRYAAEPEAELVRELIAVSGLHGPLKGEVTSVDTLADGRLLVATPEQHGIWYIDPKRATEAQLIALQGALGVESAHGLSTNQGLLVGLFDDETGVYQQAVLPITEAIQDPDSPRFNAVLPTVQTEAVATSGDAADDPAIWHNAHAPEQSRILGTNKKRGLNVYSLKGELLQSLAVGRVNNVDVRHGFTLAEKTFDIAAASNRSKRSISLFAIEPHTGEVSYLQDVATNLNDVYGLCMAHVNEQYYVFINDTDGHFEQYQLEGKDSQIKGKLVRQFKVASQPEGCVVDDEYAQLYFGEEAKGIWQVDARVNKALPRLIAPLNEDFVADVEGMGIYHLDHKRYLVASSQGNNSYGVFALDDHNRYLGSFTIDMNLPANIDGVSETDGLEISSSNFGNAFPNGLMVAQDGRNVMPSLNQNFKLVDATQIAQLIRSWL; this comes from the coding sequence GTGAGAAAGATTTTTTCATGGGCAATTTTGCCCCTTGTGTTAAGCGCTTGCCAAATGGCACCTATTGACAACTTAAAGACTCAAGAGCCTGCTGGCACTTCTTTTTATACCATGCAGGTAAGCCCGCAGTCTTTTAGTGAAAATGCCACTGTATCTGGCAAAGTTGTGTTACCTATTAGGCACGACAAGCAACAATATTGGTTAATGACCAGCGAGCAGAAAGGCTTACTGTTAACCGATAAAAACGGAGTCACATTAGCTCAATACCCAGGTAATTTTGAGGTACTTGACCGGCGCGCTGATATTGTTATCGCAAATAAAAAGTGGGATATAATAGCCACTGTCGACAATGAAAGTGGCGCTGCGTTACTCATAGGCTTAGATTGGCAAAATCAGACATTCAAGCTGCTAACGACTATTGCTCACACCTCAAGTATTGAAGCGTTATGCTTACAGACTTTGCCTCATCAACCCGATTCAACGCCTAATGTTGCCCTCATACTTGCAGACGATCACGGCAAGCTAACCCAGCGCATAATGGTTGATGGTCAGCAAAAACGTCTAAGCAATGTTTTGTTGCGAGAGTTTGTCGGCGTACCGCAAGTGAAAGACTGCGCAGTGGGTGACGCAAGCCAATCTTTATACCTAGCGGAAGAAAATATCGGTATATGGCGTTACGCCGCAGAGCCCGAAGCTGAACTTGTGCGCGAGCTTATTGCTGTTTCAGGTCTTCATGGCCCGTTGAAGGGGGAAGTGACCTCTGTTGACACCTTAGCCGATGGACGTTTGCTGGTGGCCACGCCTGAGCAGCACGGAATTTGGTATATCGACCCAAAGCGCGCTACTGAAGCACAATTGATCGCGCTTCAAGGTGCACTAGGAGTTGAAAGTGCTCATGGGCTAAGCACCAATCAAGGTCTACTGGTAGGGCTATTTGATGATGAAACAGGTGTGTATCAACAGGCCGTTTTACCTATAACTGAGGCTATTCAAGACCCCGATAGTCCTCGCTTTAACGCCGTATTGCCAACGGTGCAAACCGAAGCTGTAGCAACGTCAGGCGATGCCGCTGACGATCCAGCCATTTGGCATAATGCTCATGCTCCTGAACAGTCGCGCATTCTGGGTACAAATAAAAAGCGTGGCTTGAATGTATACAGTTTAAAGGGCGAATTATTGCAAAGTTTGGCTGTCGGTCGAGTGAATAATGTAGATGTTCGTCATGGTTTTACGCTGGCTGAGAAAACATTCGACATTGCAGCTGCGAGCAACCGAAGCAAGCGCAGTATTAGTTTATTTGCTATCGAACCACATACAGGTGAAGTGTCGTATCTACAGGATGTTGCCACTAATTTGAATGATGTGTATGGCTTATGTATGGCACATGTAAATGAACAATATTATGTCTTTATTAACGATACAGATGGGCATTTTGAGCAGTACCAACTTGAGGGTAAAGACAGCCAAATTAAAGGCAAGCTTGTGAGGCAATTTAAGGTTGCCAGTCAACCAGAAGGCTGCGTGGTAGATGATGAGTATGCTCAACTGTACTTCGGCGAAGAAGCCAAAGGAATTTGGCAAGTGGATGCAAGGGTGAACAAAGCGTTACCGAGACTAATTGCCCCCCTAAACGAAGATTTTGTGGCAGATGTAGAGGGCATGGGGATTTACCACCTAGATCATAAGCGCTACTTGGTTGCATCTAGTCAGGGAAACAATAGTTATGGGGTTTTCGCATTAGATGATCACAATCGATATCTAGGTAGCTTTACCATCGACATGAACCTGCCCGCTAATATTGATGGCGTGTCAGAAACTGACGGTCTTGAAATCAGCTCATCAAACTTTGGCAATGCCTTCCCTAATGGTTTAATGGTGGCGCAAGATGGGCGCAACGTTATGCCAAGTCTTAATCAAAACTTTAAGCTGGTGGATGCAACGCAAATAGCGCAACTCATTCGTAGTTGGCTATAA
- a CDS encoding purple acid phosphatase family protein: MLLNRCHVMFCGLLLLCVLSSLALAQSGPQVYDEDHYQQHHIKPLQETPEGLDFLVLGDWGRNGHYQQRQVAMWMDVVMQQLDGDFIVTTGDNFYSNGVASIHDPYWQSSFEHIYQGPHLFENWYAILGNHDYRGNWQAQIDYTHVSRRWQMPAQYYAKNIALEDGASVLMVFLDTNPLNPEYQHKAKYAATQQQDASKQLAWLKHQLANSNATWKVVIGHHPLYSSGKRYGKTSGIRGVLEPILEGYQVDVYFAGHEHDLQHNQPEGTRVAHFVSGAGSEVRPIAQREFTKFATSQAGFATVGIDKAQMTVRFISADGKLLYQYQIQKDNS; encoded by the coding sequence ATGTTGTTAAACAGATGTCATGTGATGTTCTGCGGTTTGCTTTTGCTGTGCGTATTGAGTTCATTGGCTTTAGCACAAAGCGGACCGCAGGTTTACGACGAAGATCATTACCAACAGCATCACATTAAGCCATTGCAGGAAACCCCTGAAGGGCTTGATTTCTTGGTGCTAGGTGACTGGGGGCGAAATGGTCACTATCAACAAAGGCAAGTCGCCATGTGGATGGATGTGGTTATGCAGCAACTCGATGGTGATTTTATTGTCACCACAGGTGATAACTTCTATTCAAATGGGGTTGCGTCTATTCATGACCCCTACTGGCAAAGCTCATTTGAACATATATACCAAGGGCCACATTTATTTGAAAATTGGTATGCAATATTGGGTAATCACGATTACCGGGGCAATTGGCAAGCACAAATTGACTACACGCATGTTAGCCGGCGCTGGCAAATGCCTGCACAATATTATGCCAAAAACATTGCGCTAGAAGATGGTGCTTCCGTGTTGATGGTATTTCTGGATACCAACCCACTCAACCCTGAGTACCAGCACAAAGCGAAATATGCCGCTACTCAGCAACAAGATGCTAGCAAACAGCTGGCTTGGTTGAAGCATCAACTTGCTAACTCAAACGCCACGTGGAAGGTGGTTATCGGACATCACCCATTGTACTCAAGTGGCAAGCGCTATGGGAAAACCAGCGGTATTCGAGGTGTGTTAGAGCCTATTCTTGAAGGTTATCAAGTTGATGTCTACTTTGCTGGACATGAGCATGATTTACAGCACAACCAACCAGAGGGCACCCGCGTTGCGCATTTTGTATCAGGTGCCGGGTCAGAAGTGCGCCCAATCGCCCAGCGCGAATTTACCAAATTCGCCACTTCACAAGCAGGCTTTGCCACCGTGGGAATAGACAAAGCACAAATGACTGTGCGCTTCATTAGCGCTGACGGGAAGCTGCTTTATCAGTATCAAATTCAAAAGGATAATTCGTGA
- the imuA gene encoding translesion DNA synthesis-associated protein ImuA, which translates to MNSTIDQLKNKRLLWQASQVSGAHKTLPSGFDSLDAYLEGGLPEQGVVDISSPIGIGELRLLLPSFVLRQQSSQKLLVFIGAPARLNAPMLAKMGFELSRILIIEPKNAKEALWSTEQCLKSGCCDGVFLWHQGLEVHQAKRLQFAAETGEALSVVLRQQQPMSFSLPVALSLALTPCPEGIKVTVTKRKGGSLSQPFTVNMAQTWPSLTRQPTSSNIVPLPRIHSLTG; encoded by the coding sequence ATGAACTCAACAATCGATCAACTTAAAAACAAGCGATTACTTTGGCAAGCTAGCCAAGTGAGTGGTGCTCACAAAACCTTGCCTAGCGGTTTTGATAGTCTCGATGCTTATTTAGAGGGAGGGTTACCTGAACAAGGTGTCGTAGATATCAGTAGTCCAATTGGCATCGGTGAATTACGACTATTGCTGCCTAGCTTTGTATTACGCCAACAAAGTAGTCAAAAGCTGCTGGTTTTTATTGGCGCTCCGGCTCGATTGAATGCGCCCATGCTGGCTAAAATGGGCTTTGAGTTATCACGTATTTTAATTATCGAACCTAAAAATGCAAAAGAGGCGCTGTGGTCAACAGAGCAGTGCTTAAAAAGTGGTTGTTGCGATGGTGTGTTTTTGTGGCATCAAGGGTTAGAAGTACATCAAGCGAAACGCTTGCAGTTTGCGGCTGAAACTGGGGAAGCATTGAGTGTTGTTTTGCGTCAGCAGCAACCCATGTCGTTTTCTCTACCAGTTGCATTATCCCTCGCGTTAACTCCCTGTCCAGAAGGGATAAAGGTTACAGTGACCAAACGTAAAGGGGGAAGTCTCAGCCAGCCATTTACTGTGAATATGGCTCAAACTTGGCCATCCCTAACACGACAACCAACGTCATCTAATATTGTGCCTCTACCTAGGATCCATAGCCTCACAGGCTAA